One Azospirillum brasilense DNA segment encodes these proteins:
- a CDS encoding winged helix-turn-helix transcriptional regulator, translating to MNRDDILKYSQTVCDGLRDDDDGLRREVLAHAGNRWSLGVIHTLGVYGQLRHAEIGRRMHGVTQRMLTRTLRQLERDGLVIRHDFEEVPPHVEYQLSDSGLELLVRMVPLWTWIVENADSFRKARETFDRNHLGEEP from the coding sequence TTGAACCGGGACGACATTCTCAAGTACTCCCAGACCGTCTGCGACGGCCTCAGAGACGACGACGACGGGTTACGGCGAGAGGTGCTGGCTCATGCCGGAAATCGCTGGTCGCTCGGCGTCATTCATACGCTCGGCGTTTACGGTCAACTGCGCCATGCGGAGATCGGCCGGCGCATGCACGGTGTTACTCAACGGATGCTGACGCGCACCCTTCGCCAGTTGGAGCGTGACGGATTGGTGATCCGCCACGACTTCGAGGAGGTACCGCCGCACGTCGAGTATCAGCTGTCCGACTCCGGCTTGGAGCTGCTTGTCCGGATGGTTCCCCTATGGACCTGGATCGTCGAGAACGCGGACAGCTTTCGGAAGGCAAGGGAGACGTTTGACAGAAACCACCTTGGTGAAGAGCCGTAG
- a CDS encoding pentapeptide repeat-containing protein, with product MNRFFRPAFALCALLSLSGPLTAPLAAEVETASLGGGEEERVTEVAGCVLTAKAVCPGIDLRHRNLRSLSLAGADLRGANLMRADLRHADLRGADLSGAILDGADLRTAFLQGTRLSGARLRGANLEFARANGADLRQADLTAANLEALRADKADLTGANLEGANLQEAKLSLTNLSQANLEGAKIRFAIFQDALMTDCRSCPTDW from the coding sequence ATGAACCGCTTCTTCAGGCCCGCCTTCGCCCTGTGCGCCCTGCTGTCCCTGTCCGGCCCGCTCACCGCCCCGCTGGCGGCGGAGGTCGAAACCGCCAGCCTCGGCGGCGGCGAGGAGGAGCGCGTTACCGAGGTCGCCGGCTGCGTCCTCACGGCCAAGGCGGTCTGCCCCGGCATCGACCTGCGCCACCGGAACCTGCGCAGCCTGTCGCTGGCCGGCGCCGACCTGCGCGGCGCCAACCTGATGCGCGCCGACCTGCGCCACGCCGATCTGCGCGGGGCCGACCTCAGCGGGGCCATCCTCGACGGCGCCGATCTGCGCACCGCCTTCCTTCAGGGCACGCGCCTGTCCGGTGCCCGCCTGCGCGGCGCCAACCTGGAATTCGCCCGCGCCAACGGCGCCGACCTGCGGCAGGCCGACCTGACCGCCGCCAATCTGGAGGCGCTGCGCGCCGACAAGGCCGATCTCACCGGCGCCAACCTGGAGGGCGCCAACCTTCAGGAGGCCAAGCTGTCCTTGACCAACCTGTCGCAGGCCAACCTGGAAGGCGCGAAGATCCGCTTCGCCATCTTCCAGGACGCGCTGATGACCGACTGCCGCTCCTGCCCCACCGACTGGTGA